Within the Vigna angularis cultivar LongXiaoDou No.4 chromosome 10, ASM1680809v1, whole genome shotgun sequence genome, the region GAGGAAGAACATCCAAAATCAAAACAGCCACTCTCAACGATGCAGTTATCAAATATGTGAGTAGTTCTTGGGTTAGGCCCGTGAGAAATCACTCGAGTGTAGTCCTCTGAAAGCTCCATTTCACTGGCAGAGATAGATCCCGCGAAAACTCTCGAAGATTTGGAGGGTTCGAGGGTTGAATTGGCGGAACCAAACACAGATTTAGGTGATTGAGGAGAGACTGTCGGATGAGACAGTGGAGGATTCTGAATCTTAAGCTGGGATCCAAAGAGAATCATTCTGCTTTGTGACTTTGATGTTACTTCCCCAGGTCTATTGTCGTCAACAAGAGCATCAACAAGACCCTTTGAATCCAATTTATCCCAATAACGCTTGTGTTCGCCAACTGGGGTTCTGGGGCTGTTTGTTTCTGACCTGAAAGGGTTTTTCAAGCCAGACAAAGGCTTACTGTCGAGTATAGAGGTTGGACTCATCGCACTCTCAGTTTCACACAACACTTTCGATGTGAAATTGGCGAATAGCTTAGGAGAACTGAAGAAAGACGATACCAGTTTCTTGTATTTTTCTGGTATAGACGGTGAGGAGCTACAAAACGCCATCAAAATCAGAGCTTGTCAATCAATAGAGGCTGCTCTGCGTGGATCTCTCTACCACTACAGTTCATTTTTATTCTACACGAAAACAATCAGAACAGTTAAACACCACCCCAGAAAA harbors:
- the LOC108320787 gene encoding FCS-Like Zinc finger 8, producing MAFCSSSPSIPEKYKKLVSSFFSSPKLFANFTSKVLCETESAMSPTSILDSKPLSGLKNPFRSETNSPRTPVGEHKRYWDKLDSKGLVDALVDDNRPGEVTSKSQSRMILFGSQLKIQNPPLSHPTVSPQSPKSVFGSANSTLEPSKSSRVFAGSISASEMELSEDYTRVISHGPNPRTTHIFDNCIVESGCFDFGCSSSPMENVFLPPHTSFSTESFMSFCFYCNKNLGQDMDIYIYRGERAFCSRECRDEGMLLEERMNKLKAGD